In one window of Arachis ipaensis cultivar K30076 chromosome B06, Araip1.1, whole genome shotgun sequence DNA:
- the LOC107646385 gene encoding uncharacterized protein LOC107646385 gives MPLYTKFLKELINKKRSWQENETILLTEECRALIQKGLPPKLEDPGSFFLPCAIGSMTINKAMCDLGASINLMPSSLVKKLCIEEVKPVQMSSELVDKSVICPRGVIENLLVKVDKFIFPTDFVILDLDEDEGDFIILGRPFLATARAIIDVERGELTLKMHDESVTLNVLPETQFIDEKKDCMKIDKENLQWKEGINKTNNSCFPKQEIDDTAGQIEEEIVQNNEEV, from the coding sequence ATGCCCTTATACACCAAGTTCTTGAAAGAGCTtattaacaagaagagaagttggcaagagaATGAAACCAtactgctcactgaagaatgcagagcGTTAATCCAAAAAGGACTTCCACCTAAACTTGAAGATCCTGGAAGCTTCTTTCTACCTTGTGCCATTGGCAGTATGACCATCAATAAGGCGATGTGCGACTTAGGAGCTAGTATCAACTTGATGCCTTCTTCTTTAGTGAAGAAGCTGTGCATAGAAGAAGTGAAACCAGTACAGATGTCCTCAGAACTGGTGGACAAGTCCGTGATATGTCCCAGGGGTGTGATTGAGAACCTTCTAGTAAAAGTGGACAAATTCATCTTCCCAACAGattttgtgatcttagatttagATGAAGATGAAGGTGATTTCattatattgggaagaccattcttagccactGCAAGGGCCATTATAGACGTAGAACGAGGAGAGCTAACCCTCAAAATGCATGATGAAAGTGTCACCCTGAATGTACTTCCAGAAACACAGTTCATTGATGAAAAGAAGGACTGTATGAAAATTGACAAAGAAAATCTGCAATGGAAGGAAGGGatcaacaagacaaacaacaGTTGCTTTCCAAAGCAAGAGATAGATGATACAGCAGGTCAAATAGAGGAAGAGATTGTGCAAAATAATGAAGAAGTTTAA